The following proteins are co-located in the Mus caroli chromosome 7, CAROLI_EIJ_v1.1, whole genome shotgun sequence genome:
- the Nup62 gene encoding nuclear pore glycoprotein p62, translating into MSGFNFGGTGAPAGGFTFGTAKTATTTPATGFSFSASGTGTGGFNFGTPSQPAATTPSTNLFSLTTQTPTTQTPGFNFGATPASGGTGFSLGISTPKLSLSNAAATPATANTGSFGLGSSTLTNAISSGSTSNQGAAPTGFVFGSSTTSAPSTGSTGFSFTSGSASQPGASGFSLGSVGSSAQPTALSGSPFTPATLVTTTVGATQPAAAAPTAATTSGGSTLFASIAAAPASSSATGLSLPAPVTTAATPSAGTLGFSLKAPGAAPGASTTSTTTTTTTTTTTAAAAATSTTTTGFALSLKPLVPAGPSSVAATALPASSTTAGTATGPAMTYAQLESLINKWSLELEDQERHFLQQATQVNAWDRTLIENGEKITSLHREVEKVKLDQKRLDQELDFILSQQKELEDLLSPLEESVKEQSGTIYLQHADEEREKTYKLAENIDAQLKRMAQDLKDIIEHLNMAGGPADTSDPLQQICKILNAHMDSLQWVDQSSALLQRRVEEASRVCEGRRKEQERSLRIAFD; encoded by the coding sequence ATGAGTGGGTTTAACTTTGGAGGCACCGGGGCTCCTGCTGGCGGCTTTACATTTGGGACCGCAAAGACTGCGACCACCACACCTGCCACTggcttttccttctctgcttctggcACCGGCACCGGAGGGTTTAATTTTGGGACTCCCTCCCAGCCAGCTGCGACCACCCCTTCCACCAACCTCTTCTCACTCACCACACAGACCCCAACCACACAGACCCCAGGATTCAACTTTGGAGCAACACCTGCTTCTGGAGGAACAGGCTTCTCCCTGGGGATCAGCACCCCAAAGCTCAGCCTGAGTAACGCAGCTGCCACACCAGCCACAGCCAACACTGGCAGCTTTGGGCTTGGCAGCAGCACCCTCACCAATGCCATCTCAAGTGGCAGCACCTCCAACCAGGGGGCAGCCCCCACTGGCTTTGTCTTTGGCTCTTCTACCACCTCTGCTCCATCCACCGGCTCTACTGGGTTCTCATTCACCAGTGGCAGTGCATCCCAGCCTGGAGCCTCTGGCTTCAGCCTTGGCTCTGTGGGTAGCTCTGCCCAGCCCACAGCACTGTCTGGCTCTCCCTTCACTCCAGCCACTCTGGTGACTACTACAGTGGGAGCAACACAACCAGCTGCTGCTGCacccactgctgccaccaccagtGGAGGGTCTACACTCTTTGCTTCCATAGCTGCTGCTCCTGCCTCATCCAGTGCTACAGGGCTGTCCCTCCCAGCTCCGGTGACAACTGCAGCAACTCCTAGTGCTGGGACTTTGGGCTTCAGCCTCAAGGCCCCTGGAGCAGCTCCTGGTGCctccaccaccagcaccaccactaccactaccaccactactaccactgctgctgctgctgccacctctACCACAACCACTGGCTTTGCCTTAAGTCTGAAACCCCTGGTGCCAGCTGGCCCCAGCAGTGTAGCAGCtactgctctgcctgcctccagcaCAACAGCTGGGACTGCCACAGGTCCAGCGATGACCTATGCACAGCTGGAAAGCCTGATCAACAAGTGGAGTCTGGAGCTGGAAGATCAGGAGCGGCACTTCCTGCAGCAGGCCACACAGGTCAATGCCTGGGACCGCACACTGATTGAGAATGGGGAGAAGATCACTAGCCTGCACCGAGAGGTGGAAAAGGTGAAGCTGGATCAGAAGCGACTGGACCAGGAGCTGGACTTTATCCTGTCGCAGCAGAAGGAGCTGGAAGACCTCCTGAGCCCATTGGAGGAGTCAGTGAAGGAGCAAAGTGGCACCATATACCTTCAGCACGCTGATGAGGAGCGTGAGAAGACCTACAAGCTGGCTGAGAACATCGATGCTCAGCTCAAGCGCATGGCACAGGACCTCAAGGACATCATCGAGCACCTGAACATGGCTGGTGGCCCTGCAGACACCAGTGACCCACTGCAACAGATCTGCAAGATCCTCAATGCACACATGGACTCTCTTCAGTGGGTGGACCAGAGCTCTGCCCTGCTGcagaggagggtggaggaggCTAGCCGTGTGTGTGAGGGCCGGCGCAAGGAACAGGAGCGCAGTCTGCGCATTGCCTTTGACTAG
- the Atf5 gene encoding cyclic AMP-dependent transcription factor ATF-5 translates to MSLLATLGLELDRALLPASGLGWLVDYGKLPLAPAPLGPYEVLGGALEGGLPGGGEPLAGDGFSDWMTERVDFTALLPLEAPLPPGTLPPPSPAPPDLEAMASLLKKELEQMEDFFLDAPLLPPPSPPPPPPPPAAPSLPLPLPLPTFDLPQPPTLDTLDLLAVYCRSEAGPGDSGLSTLPVPQQPPPLAPLPSPARPAPYPSPASTRGDRKQKKRDQNKSAALRYRQRKRAEGEALEGECQGLEARNRELRERAESVEREIQYVKDLLIEVYKARSQRTRST, encoded by the exons ATGTCACTCCTGGCgaccctgggactggagctggACAGGGCCCTGCTCCCAGCTAGCGGGCTGGGCTGGCTCGTAGACTATGGGAAACTCCCCCTGGCCCCTGCCCCCCTGGGCCCCTATGAGGTCCTTGGGGGTGCCCTGGAGGGCGGGCTTCCAGGGGGGGGAGAGCCCCTGGCAG GTGACGGCTTCTCTGATTGGATGACTGAGCGGGTGGACTTCACAGCTCTCCTTCCTCTGGAGGCCCCTCTGCCCCCAGgcactctccccccaccctccccggCCCCCCCTGACCTGGAAGCCATGGCATCCCTACTCAAGAAGGAGCTAGAACAGATGGAAGACTTCTTCCTCGATGCCCCACTTCTCCCACcgccctccccaccaccacctccaccaccaccagcagcaccctctctgcccctgcccttgcccttgcccacCTTTGACCTCCCTCAGCCTCCTACCCTGGATACCTTGGACCTGCTGGCTGTTTACTGCCGCAGTGAGGCCGGGCCAGGGGATTCAGGCTTGTCAACCCTGCCTGTCCCACAGCAGCCTCCTCCTCTGGCCCCTCTGCCTTCACCCGCCCGCCCAGCCCCTTATCCTAGTCCTGCCAGCACCCGAGGGGACCGCAAGCAAAAGAAGAGAGACCAGAATAAGTCAGCTGCTCTCAGGTACCGCCAGAGGAAGCGGGCAGAGGGCGAGGCCCTGGAGGGCGAGTGCCAGGGGCTGGAGGCCCGGAACCGGGAGCTGAGGGAGAGGGCTGAGTCAGTGGAGCGGGAGATCCAGTACGTGAAGGACCTGCTAATTGAGGTGTATAAGGCCCGAAGCCAGAGGACCCGCAGCACCTAG